One window of the Catenulispora sp. MAP5-51 genome contains the following:
- a CDS encoding carbohydrate ABC transporter permease gives MRGKSLPYLFLVPSVVVLATMMGYPLVRMVLLAFQNMNNYRKFVNPSLVSYVGFNTFSSILQDPLFWQVIRRTLVWTALNVALSMVIAMAVAALLGRISPWARVTLITVLLFVWSMPTIVTGTVFRWLFDNAYGVIDYILYLFGFKGMLHHDWFADPNQGLYVVVTSVVVWGALPFLVLALHAGMTQVPTELKEAARVDGASPLQVYRNVTLPILRPLLLITTALSFIWDFQVFNQIWTMRNGAPEQGYWTIGVYLFEEAFDRNRYSDGAVISIAMIVIMLLVLVFYIRQMLRIGEQK, from the coding sequence GTGCGGGGCAAGTCCCTGCCCTACCTCTTCCTGGTCCCGTCGGTCGTCGTGCTCGCCACGATGATGGGCTATCCGCTGGTGCGGATGGTCCTGCTGGCGTTCCAGAACATGAACAACTACCGCAAGTTCGTCAATCCGAGCCTGGTCAGCTACGTCGGCTTCAACACCTTCAGCTCGATCCTGCAGGACCCGCTGTTCTGGCAGGTGATCCGGCGGACCCTGGTCTGGACGGCGCTGAACGTCGCCCTGAGCATGGTCATCGCGATGGCCGTCGCCGCGCTGCTGGGCCGGATCTCGCCCTGGGCCCGGGTCACCCTGATCACGGTGCTGCTGTTCGTCTGGTCCATGCCGACGATCGTCACCGGGACCGTGTTCCGCTGGCTGTTCGACAACGCCTACGGCGTCATCGACTACATCCTGTACCTGTTCGGGTTCAAGGGGATGCTGCACCACGACTGGTTCGCCGACCCGAATCAGGGTCTGTATGTGGTCGTCACCTCCGTGGTGGTCTGGGGCGCGCTGCCGTTCCTGGTCCTGGCCCTGCACGCCGGCATGACCCAGGTGCCCACCGAGCTCAAGGAGGCCGCCCGGGTGGACGGCGCGTCCCCGCTCCAGGTCTACCGGAACGTGACGCTGCCGATCCTGCGCCCGCTGCTGCTGATCACCACGGCGCTGTCCTTCATCTGGGACTTCCAGGTCTTCAACCAGATCTGGACCATGCGCAACGGCGCGCCCGAGCAGGGGTACTGGACCATCGGCGTCTACCTCTTCGAGGAGGCCTTCGACCGGAACCGGTACAGCGACGGCGCGGTGATCTCGATCGCGATGATCGTCATCATGCTGCTGGTGCTCGTCTTCTACATCCGTCAGATGCTCAGGATCGGGGAGCAGAAGTGA
- the bioB gene encoding biotin synthase BioB, translating into MTTTDQDLDILAAARHQVLDEGVGLTEEQVLAVLRLPDEALPELLQLAHEVREKWCGPEVEVEGIVSLKTGGCPEDCHFCSQSGLFPSPVRAAWLNIPELVEAAKQTAATGATEFCIVAAVRGPDERLMKQMRQGVKAIQDAVDIQVAASLGMLTQEQVDDLADMGVHRYNHNLETARSHFPNVVTTHTWEERWDTLTMVRDAGMEVCCGGIVGMGETLEQRAEFAAQLAALTPDEVPLNFLNPRPGTPFGDMEPLGSKEALKTIAAFRLALPRTILRYAGGREITLGDLGTEQGLMGGINAVIVGNYLTTLGRSPEDDLALLTKLEMPIKELSKTL; encoded by the coding sequence ATGACAACCACTGACCAAGACCTCGATATCCTCGCGGCGGCCCGGCACCAGGTGCTCGACGAGGGCGTGGGGCTGACCGAGGAGCAGGTGCTGGCGGTCCTGCGCCTGCCCGACGAGGCCCTGCCGGAGCTGCTTCAGCTGGCGCACGAGGTGCGCGAGAAATGGTGCGGCCCGGAGGTCGAGGTCGAGGGCATCGTCTCGCTGAAGACCGGCGGCTGCCCCGAGGACTGCCACTTCTGCTCGCAGTCCGGCCTGTTCCCCTCCCCGGTGCGCGCCGCCTGGCTCAACATCCCGGAACTGGTCGAGGCCGCCAAGCAGACCGCGGCCACCGGCGCGACGGAGTTCTGCATCGTGGCGGCCGTCCGGGGCCCGGACGAGCGCCTGATGAAGCAGATGCGCCAGGGCGTGAAGGCGATCCAGGACGCGGTCGACATCCAGGTCGCGGCGTCCCTGGGCATGCTCACCCAGGAGCAGGTCGACGACCTGGCCGACATGGGCGTGCACCGCTACAACCACAACCTGGAGACCGCGCGCTCCCACTTCCCGAACGTGGTCACCACCCACACCTGGGAAGAGCGCTGGGACACCCTGACCATGGTCCGCGACGCCGGCATGGAGGTCTGCTGCGGCGGCATCGTCGGCATGGGCGAGACCCTGGAGCAGCGCGCCGAGTTCGCCGCGCAGCTGGCCGCCCTGACCCCGGACGAGGTCCCGCTCAACTTCCTCAACCCGCGCCCGGGCACCCCCTTCGGCGACATGGAGCCGCTGGGCTCCAAGGAGGCGCTGAAGACCATCGCCGCCTTCCGGCTGGCGCTGCCGCGCACCATCCTGCGCTACGCCGGCGGCCGCGAGATCACCCTCGGCGACCTGGGCACGGAGCAGGGGCTGATGGGCGGCATCAACGCGGTCATCGTCGGGAACTACCTGACGACGCTGGGGCGCTCGCCCGAGGACGACCTGGCGCTGCTGACCAAGCTGGAGATGCCGATCAAGGAGCTGTCCAAGACGCTGTAG
- a CDS encoding carbohydrate ABC transporter permease codes for MSTFRRAPRRGMTAFWNTVAMVIAIVLGFPIYWMLLTTVKSNKDLISQHPTFWPSHFDFSSFSSAMDDNFGGNLLNTVYITLGSVGISLVVGLLAALAVARFDFRGRKPFIVAILVVQMVPLITILVGLLPVLNATNLYGSVLGVILAYLVFTIPFIIWTLRTYIVGIPVELDEAAMVDGCTKAQAFRRVVLPLLAPGLVSTGVFAWIQAWNEFVMARQILAPAQNKTAMVWLTFFSDTPTHGSDYSGQMAGALIIAAPVIILFTVFQSRLSTGLTAGAVKG; via the coding sequence GTGAGCACCTTCCGCAGGGCCCCGCGCCGGGGCATGACAGCCTTCTGGAACACCGTGGCGATGGTGATCGCCATCGTGCTGGGCTTCCCGATCTACTGGATGCTGCTCACGACGGTGAAGTCCAACAAGGACCTCATCTCCCAGCACCCGACCTTCTGGCCGTCGCACTTCGACTTCTCCTCCTTCTCCTCGGCGATGGACGACAATTTCGGCGGCAACCTGCTGAACACCGTCTACATCACGCTGGGCTCGGTCGGCATCAGCTTGGTCGTCGGCCTGCTGGCGGCGCTGGCCGTGGCCCGCTTCGACTTCCGCGGCCGCAAGCCGTTCATCGTGGCGATCCTGGTGGTCCAGATGGTCCCGCTGATCACCATCCTGGTCGGCCTGCTGCCGGTGCTGAACGCCACGAACCTCTACGGCTCGGTGCTCGGCGTGATCCTGGCCTACCTGGTCTTCACGATCCCGTTCATCATCTGGACGCTGCGCACCTACATCGTCGGCATCCCGGTCGAGCTGGACGAGGCGGCCATGGTGGACGGCTGCACCAAGGCCCAGGCCTTCCGCCGGGTCGTGCTGCCGCTGCTGGCCCCCGGTCTGGTCTCCACCGGCGTGTTCGCCTGGATCCAGGCCTGGAACGAGTTCGTGATGGCGCGGCAGATCCTCGCGCCGGCCCAGAACAAGACGGCCATGGTGTGGCTGACGTTCTTCAGCGACACCCCGACCCACGGCTCGGACTACTCCGGGCAGATGGCCGGAGCGCTGATCATCGCAGCCCCCGTCATCATCTTGTTCACCGTCTTCCAAAGCCGCCTCTCGACCGGTCTCACCGCCGGCGCGGTGAAGGGGTAA
- a CDS encoding helix-turn-helix transcriptional regulator — protein MSIDRRAELGEFLRSRRARLNPADVGLPDHGGRRRVPGLRREELALLAGVSVDHYVRLEQGRSLQFSEEVLDAVARALQLDPTEREHLYRLARTPSAQVYQGTGKREPQEVRPGLRRLLDSTIDVPAYVVGLGTDVLAWNQLAAALLTDFGTLAPHERNLAWLVCHDEGFRALFADPLAKMQDIAAYVRFDVGRHPGDQALGALIAELCRNAEFARVWAEHDVRDKTHGSYTYRNPVVGEIRLDYETFRAPDDPDQALIMQTVPEGSPAEAALRLLAAANARTLGSWMTMS, from the coding sequence GTGAGCATCGACAGGCGTGCGGAGTTGGGCGAGTTCCTGCGGTCCCGGCGAGCCAGGCTCAACCCGGCCGACGTGGGGCTGCCCGACCACGGCGGCCGGCGCCGGGTCCCGGGGCTGCGGCGCGAGGAGCTGGCGCTGCTGGCCGGGGTCAGTGTGGACCACTATGTGCGGCTGGAACAGGGCCGCAGCCTGCAGTTCTCTGAAGAAGTCCTCGACGCCGTGGCCCGGGCGCTCCAGCTGGATCCGACTGAGCGGGAGCACCTGTACCGGCTCGCGCGAACGCCTTCCGCTCAGGTGTATCAGGGCACGGGCAAACGCGAACCGCAAGAAGTACGGCCGGGGCTGCGCAGGCTGCTGGACTCCACGATCGATGTCCCGGCCTACGTCGTGGGTCTCGGCACTGATGTGCTCGCGTGGAACCAGCTCGCGGCGGCACTGCTCACCGACTTCGGCACCCTGGCGCCGCACGAGCGGAACCTGGCCTGGCTGGTCTGCCACGACGAGGGATTCCGCGCGCTGTTCGCCGATCCGCTCGCGAAGATGCAGGACATCGCGGCGTACGTGCGATTCGACGTCGGCCGGCACCCCGGCGACCAGGCACTCGGCGCCCTCATCGCGGAGCTGTGCCGCAACGCGGAGTTCGCGCGGGTGTGGGCCGAGCACGACGTGCGCGACAAGACCCACGGGAGCTACACCTACCGGAACCCGGTCGTCGGCGAGATCAGGCTCGACTACGAGACCTTCAGGGCCCCCGACGACCCGGACCAGGCGCTGATCATGCAGACCGTGCCGGAGGGCTCGCCGGCCGAGGCGGCGCTCCGGCTGCTCGCCGCCGCCAACGCGCGCACACTGGGATCATGGATGACGATGAGCTGA
- a CDS encoding extracellular solute-binding protein, with the protein MRRKLIALSSAAVAVALMASACSSSKSSTSASGSGGTTAAPSSNQLGTGGTGSTGSAITTDGKGKTVNIWLMQDAQKGWENVVDQANQRFTAETGAQVKINWQTWTNYGQTVDAAIGSSSAPDAIELGNTQTAKYIGANQLVDLTGDKSKFDNSGAWLDSLAASGASPDGSKQFAVPYYAGSRVLIYRKDLWAAAGVTTAPTTLDELKADLDKVKAANTSTANFSALYLPGQNWYTAISFGAGSYGVNGVIAKSDGNTWTGTMTDPKFLSGIQTWDDLQKNYSVGGATKDETDQDALMAKGNISAIIGNGWEAAQVYDPKVGDPTLKDKLAEIAVPGVTADAPTPAFLGGSNLAVPSKAANSKLGEEWIRIFTDTTSMKLLAAKAIPNNKTQIADYIAADPANQATGDAAKGVTWFIPNSPNWAPADETQLKTAFGQIASGKDPASVLKGLQDSILKDLNS; encoded by the coding sequence ATGAGGCGCAAGCTCATAGCCCTGTCGTCGGCGGCCGTGGCCGTGGCGCTCATGGCTTCCGCGTGCAGCTCGTCGAAGTCCAGCACGTCCGCGTCCGGCAGCGGCGGCACCACCGCGGCCCCGTCGTCCAACCAGCTCGGTACCGGCGGCACCGGCTCGACCGGTTCGGCGATCACCACCGACGGCAAGGGCAAGACGGTCAACATCTGGCTGATGCAGGACGCGCAGAAGGGCTGGGAGAACGTCGTCGACCAGGCCAACCAGCGCTTCACCGCGGAGACCGGCGCGCAGGTCAAGATCAACTGGCAGACCTGGACCAACTACGGCCAGACCGTGGACGCCGCCATCGGCTCCTCCTCGGCCCCGGACGCGATCGAGCTGGGCAACACCCAGACCGCCAAGTACATCGGCGCGAACCAGCTGGTCGACCTCACCGGCGACAAGTCGAAGTTCGACAACTCCGGCGCGTGGCTGGACAGCCTCGCGGCCTCCGGTGCCTCGCCCGACGGCAGCAAGCAGTTCGCCGTCCCCTACTACGCCGGTTCGCGCGTCCTGATCTACCGCAAGGACCTGTGGGCCGCGGCGGGCGTGACCACCGCGCCCACCACGCTCGACGAGCTCAAGGCGGACCTGGACAAGGTCAAGGCGGCGAACACCTCCACCGCCAACTTCTCGGCGCTCTACCTGCCGGGCCAGAACTGGTACACCGCGATCTCCTTCGGCGCCGGCTCCTACGGCGTCAACGGCGTCATCGCCAAGTCCGACGGCAACACCTGGACCGGCACGATGACCGACCCGAAGTTCCTGTCGGGCATCCAGACCTGGGACGACCTGCAGAAGAACTACTCGGTCGGCGGCGCCACCAAGGACGAGACCGACCAGGACGCCCTGATGGCCAAGGGCAACATCTCGGCCATCATCGGCAACGGCTGGGAGGCCGCGCAGGTCTACGACCCCAAGGTCGGCGACCCGACGCTGAAGGACAAGCTCGCTGAGATCGCCGTCCCCGGCGTCACCGCCGACGCGCCGACCCCGGCCTTCCTGGGCGGCTCGAACCTGGCGGTCCCGAGCAAGGCGGCCAACTCCAAGCTCGGCGAGGAGTGGATCCGCATCTTCACCGACACCACCAGCATGAAGCTGCTGGCGGCCAAGGCGATCCCGAACAACAAGACCCAGATCGCCGACTACATCGCCGCCGACCCGGCCAACCAGGCCACCGGCGACGCGGCCAAGGGCGTCACCTGGTTCATCCCGAACTCGCCGAACTGGGCGCCGGCCGACGAGACGCAGCTGAAGACCGCGTTCGGCCAGATCGCCTCGGGCAAGGACCCGGCGAGCGTGCTCAAGGGACTGCAGGACAGCATCCTGAAGGATCTGAACAGCTGA
- a CDS encoding glycoside hydrolase family 3 protein has protein sequence MGEQLLRDAAAVLQPGFVNDESGRVPDWVRRALTEDGLGGVAYYGRNIAATPERTGELSAALRAENPHVLVAVDEEGGDVTRLDVATGSVFPGNYALGHVDDPELTERVARQIGRSLWRAGINLNYAPDADLNTNPDNPVIGTRSFGSDADVAARHSAAYVRGLQAAGVAGCAKHFPGHGDTAVDSHHGLPLVQHSDEEWAKHLAPFRAAIQAGVKSVMTAHILAPRYDPEFPSTMSRKVLVDLLRGELGFTGLVVTDGIEMAAIADTFGIAEGTVLALAAGVDAVCVGGGLRDEADYLMLRDALVAAVREGRLPAERLHDAATRVRELGAWAAAQRAGVEGTHAANGGVGGAGGADDTGGAYGADGTGAAGADGVALLTGTVVPSGASDAAVNGAAGGRPDRGRDGTADRGLDGEGALAAADGARTIGLTAASRALSVSGAPLVPLAGPVTVLEFVPLANNAAGTAVPWGLSPVLSELPAGSTAARFVEPGVATSFAGDDDTAAALAAVRPRLVAVPYTPAGVSEAVAAAAGRPLVLVVRDAHRHAWMASALAAVTAVRPDAIVVEMGIAYGLGEKPAGATLIATHGAALVSGLAVARLLTKGSA, from the coding sequence ATGGGAGAGCAACTGCTGCGCGACGCCGCCGCCGTCCTCCAGCCGGGGTTCGTCAACGACGAATCCGGCAGGGTCCCGGACTGGGTGCGTCGCGCCCTGACCGAGGACGGACTCGGCGGTGTCGCCTACTACGGACGGAACATCGCGGCGACGCCGGAACGCACCGGCGAGCTGTCGGCGGCGCTGCGTGCGGAGAACCCGCACGTGCTGGTCGCCGTGGACGAGGAAGGGGGCGACGTCACCCGGCTCGACGTCGCGACCGGGTCGGTGTTCCCGGGCAACTACGCCCTGGGCCACGTGGACGACCCGGAGCTGACCGAGCGGGTCGCCCGGCAGATCGGCCGCTCGCTGTGGCGGGCGGGGATCAACCTGAACTACGCGCCGGACGCGGACCTGAACACCAACCCGGACAACCCGGTGATCGGGACCCGGTCCTTCGGGTCCGACGCGGACGTCGCGGCGCGGCACTCCGCTGCGTACGTCAGGGGCCTGCAGGCGGCCGGCGTGGCCGGCTGCGCCAAGCACTTCCCCGGGCACGGCGACACCGCCGTGGACTCGCACCACGGCCTGCCGCTGGTGCAGCACTCGGACGAGGAGTGGGCCAAACACCTGGCGCCGTTCCGGGCCGCGATCCAGGCCGGGGTGAAGTCGGTCATGACCGCGCACATCCTGGCGCCCCGCTACGACCCGGAGTTCCCGTCGACCATGAGCCGCAAGGTCCTGGTGGACCTGCTGCGCGGCGAGCTCGGCTTCACCGGGCTGGTGGTCACCGACGGCATCGAGATGGCCGCCATCGCCGACACGTTCGGGATCGCCGAGGGGACGGTCCTGGCCCTGGCCGCGGGCGTCGACGCGGTGTGCGTCGGCGGCGGCCTGCGCGACGAGGCCGACTACCTGATGCTGCGCGACGCGCTGGTGGCCGCGGTGCGCGAGGGCCGGCTGCCGGCCGAGCGGCTGCACGACGCCGCCACGCGGGTGCGCGAGCTGGGCGCATGGGCCGCCGCACAGCGGGCGGGCGTGGAGGGGACGCACGCCGCAAACGGCGGGGTTGGTGGTGCCGGTGGTGCCGATGACACCGGCGGCGCTTATGGCGCTGACGGGACTGGAGCTGCCGGCGCTGACGGCGTGGCGTTGCTGACCGGAACCGTGGTGCCGAGCGGCGCTTCGGACGCGGCGGTGAACGGCGCTGCCGGCGGGCGTCCCGACCGGGGTCGCGACGGGACTGCTGACCGGGGTCTCGACGGCGAAGGCGCCCTCGCGGCCGCCGACGGTGCGCGCACGATCGGCCTGACCGCCGCCTCGCGCGCGCTGTCCGTCTCCGGGGCCCCGCTCGTGCCGCTGGCCGGTCCGGTCACGGTCCTGGAGTTCGTGCCTTTGGCGAACAACGCGGCCGGGACCGCGGTCCCGTGGGGCCTGAGCCCGGTGCTGTCCGAGCTACCGGCCGGCAGCACGGCGGCGCGGTTCGTGGAACCGGGCGTGGCGACCAGCTTCGCCGGCGACGACGACACCGCCGCGGCGCTGGCCGCGGTGCGCCCGCGGCTCGTCGCGGTCCCGTACACCCCGGCCGGGGTGTCCGAGGCCGTCGCCGCGGCGGCGGGCCGGCCGCTGGTGCTGGTGGTGCGCGACGCGCACCGGCACGCCTGGATGGCCTCGGCCCTGGCCGCCGTCACCGCCGTCCGGCCCGACGCGATCGTGGTCGAGATGGGGATCGCGTACGGTCTGGGGGAGAAGCCCGCCGGGGCGACTCTGATAGCCACCCATGGCGCGGCGTTGGTGTCCGGGCTCGCGGTCGCCCGGCTTCTGACGAAGGGATCGGCCTAG
- the bioD gene encoding dethiobiotin synthase, which translates to MSIVVVTGTNTDVGKTVVTAAVATLAATRGTSVAVVKPAQTGVTPDGPGDLAIVKQLAGVTDLHEYVRYPDPLSPAAAARRSGIPPLDFDDTVRRIAELADSRRLVLVEGAGGLLVRNDEDGSTLADLAHALKAPVLLVAHPNLGTLNIAALTLEAMAARGLDLAGIVLGSWPAEPDLAMRCNIRDLETIGARPLAGALPEGAGRLDPAEFLLAARAGLSPAFGGTFDPAEFRQTWDPRKAA; encoded by the coding sequence GTGTCCATCGTCGTAGTCACCGGAACCAACACGGACGTCGGCAAGACCGTCGTCACCGCCGCCGTCGCCACCCTGGCCGCCACCCGCGGCACCTCCGTGGCCGTGGTGAAGCCGGCGCAGACCGGGGTCACCCCCGACGGGCCGGGCGATCTGGCGATCGTGAAGCAGCTGGCCGGCGTGACCGATCTGCACGAGTACGTCCGCTACCCGGACCCGCTCTCCCCCGCCGCCGCCGCGCGCCGCTCGGGCATCCCGCCGCTGGACTTCGACGACACCGTCCGGCGTATCGCCGAGCTCGCCGACAGCCGCCGCCTGGTGCTCGTCGAGGGCGCCGGCGGCCTGCTGGTCCGCAACGACGAGGACGGCAGCACCCTGGCCGACCTGGCGCACGCGCTGAAGGCGCCGGTGCTGCTGGTCGCGCACCCGAACCTGGGCACCCTGAACATCGCCGCGCTCACCCTGGAGGCGATGGCCGCGCGCGGCCTGGACCTGGCCGGGATCGTGCTGGGCAGCTGGCCCGCCGAGCCGGACCTGGCGATGCGCTGCAACATCCGCGACCTGGAGACCATCGGCGCCCGGCCGCTGGCCGGCGCGCTCCCGGAGGGCGCGGGGCGGCTGGACCCGGCCGAGTTCCTCCTCGCCGCCCGGGCCGGGCTTTCCCCGGCCTTCGGCGGCACCTTCGATCCGGCAGAATTTCGGCAGACCTGGGACCCTCGGAAGGCGGCCTGA
- a CDS encoding GntR family transcriptional regulator — MTAEPANIALETQGSPGPSPALESGLESALETVRVPKYYRLKQHLLDLTQTMPPGTPVPPERLLATEFDTSRTTVRQALAELVVEGRLERIQGKGTFVAKPKVAQSLQLTSYTEDMRAQGLEPTSRLLEMEYVAAGVELGERLGIRASAKVLRISRLRLANGEPMAIETTHLSQQRFPNLRKLLGRYSSLYTALADEYGVHLGEAEETIETALATPTEAGLLGTDTGLPMLLLSRHSIDTEGEPVEWVRSVYRGDRYKFVARLKRPNGE, encoded by the coding sequence ATGACCGCAGAACCCGCGAACATCGCTCTGGAGACCCAGGGGTCGCCGGGGCCGAGCCCGGCGCTGGAATCAGGGCTGGAATCGGCACTGGAAACCGTGCGCGTTCCGAAGTACTACCGGTTGAAGCAACATCTGCTCGACCTCACGCAGACGATGCCCCCGGGCACCCCGGTCCCCCCGGAGCGGCTGCTGGCGACCGAGTTCGACACCTCGCGCACCACCGTCCGGCAGGCGCTGGCCGAGCTGGTGGTGGAGGGCCGGCTGGAGCGGATCCAGGGCAAGGGCACCTTCGTGGCCAAGCCGAAGGTGGCGCAGTCGCTGCAGCTGACCTCCTACACCGAGGACATGCGGGCCCAGGGCCTGGAGCCCACCTCGCGGCTGCTGGAGATGGAGTACGTGGCCGCCGGCGTGGAGCTCGGCGAGCGCCTGGGCATCCGGGCGTCGGCCAAGGTGCTGCGCATCAGCCGTCTGCGACTGGCCAACGGCGAGCCGATGGCGATCGAGACCACGCACCTGTCGCAGCAGCGCTTCCCGAACCTGCGCAAGCTGCTGGGGCGGTACTCCTCCCTGTACACGGCGCTGGCCGACGAGTACGGCGTGCACTTGGGCGAGGCCGAGGAGACCATCGAGACCGCGCTGGCCACGCCGACCGAGGCGGGCCTTCTGGGCACCGACACCGGCCTGCCGATGCTGCTGCTGTCCCGGCACTCCATCGACACCGAGGGCGAGCCCGTGGAGTGGGTCCGCTCGGTGTACCGCGGGGACCGGTACAAGTTCGTGGCGCGGTTGAAGCGGCCCAACGGGGAGTAG